DNA sequence from the Sulfurimonas sp. HSL3-1 genome:
GCGGCACAGCCGCAGGCCTCCTTTTTATGCTGCGGGTGCGGCGCGGAGTCGGAACCGAACATGACCTTCGGATGCGCCTCAAGCGCCACTTCAAGCAACGCCTCGCGGTCTTCGGGGCGCTTGGCGATCGGTTTGCAGAAGAGGTGCGGCCGCATCAGGCCGCCGGCAACGTCATCGAGGGTGATGAGCAGATGATGCAGGGTGATCGTTGCGTAGAGATTGGGGTACTGCTCCAGCATGTCCACCGCCGCCTTTGTCGTAATGTGCTCCATCACGATTTTGAGGTCGGGGAAGTTGGAAGCGAGCATCTCGTAAACGTTCATAAACTCCGCTTCGCGGTCCATGACGAAACCGTCGGTCTCGCCGTGGATCAGCAGCGGGATCTCCAGGGCGCTCATCGCCTCGAGGGTCGGACGCATGGCATCAAGGTCAAAGCTGCTGACACCGCCTTCGGAGTTCGTCGTGATCCCGGCGGGGTAGAGCTTGACGGCGAAGATGTCGTCGCGCACCTCTTCGAGGAAATCGCGCTCATAGTGCTGGTAGAAAAGGGTCATCATCGGCTCGAAGTAGTCCGCGTTCGTCGTTTCAAACAGATCGTCCTCGTCGCTCAGCGGCGTTCCGAGGGCCGTGAAGATACGCTCTTTATAGGCTTGAACATCCTCTTTTGTCGTGACCGGCGGGA
Encoded proteins:
- the pyrC gene encoding dihydroorotase; its protein translation is MKTHTLLMPLDMHLHLRDGVMLETVAPLSAYSFSGAVVMPNLVPPVTTKEDVQAYKERIFTALGTPLSDEDDLFETTNADYFEPMMTLFYQHYERDFLEEVRDDIFAVKLYPAGITTNSEGGVSSFDLDAMRPTLEAMSALEIPLLIHGETDGFVMDREAEFMNVYEMLASNFPDLKIVMEHITTKAAVDMLEQYPNLYATITLHHLLITLDDVAGGLMRPHLFCKPIAKRPEDREALLEVALEAHPKVMFGSDSAPHPQHKKEACGCAAGVFTAPIALQALCELFDQYGKLENLQAFVSDNAQSIYGICPEFKEVTLSDTPFTVPAKYGDVVPMFAGETLGWSIEDVL